The sequence tatgacatcaaaaagaaaaaggtttgaaaagtaggtaataaaagcaaacaatgtaaatttataaagctATGTACAGACTGGACTACAATCACCAGCAATGTAAATCCCACAGTTTGGACATCATTTAAAGCAACTTGCTTGCTTGCACATAATACTAATATTTCATGTTTACACTGACAGTAATATTTCTAACAGTCCTGTACTTGCTATAGAACCACTCACAGCTAGTACAGTCTCtgctatttaatattgttataagttcagacttaagaaaaatttgaaagaaaaacgtGTTTAAGCAACTGTGAAATCTACGGgattaatttaatcaaagaattttatataatataaaattttatgagaatgaAATGAGATTGCTCTAAGATGGaagttcattttgtaattttctgaaaatgaatcggttagatttcaaaaaactcCAACTAGCtgctcaaaaaattttaaaaggcaaGCCAACTTTCATTCTGCAATTTAATGGGCAACTGCATACTTTAAGTAGTGAATGGCCAGATACTGATAATACAGACATGTTGAAACCTGCATAATTTGACATCTTGCATGGCAGTACCAACTTAATttgaacattaaattatatatgctatacaatactaaatattcttgttttatattctgatcaaatttaattttttttaaataaataacaggcttttatttatttagtttatgtactgtaatattttcgtaaaatcaattcttttattgtccatatcttcctctgtaccaaatgattaaaaggaaaaacaaaattcagcacaatccacAACAGTacagaatcaaataaaatttattacctcatttatttttattttttcatttatacaccaATAGTACTTTTGAGGAATTCCTCATCagttggttaaaattaaaaattctttacttttaaaattttgtaaaaatatcaaaatcacacattaaaatattgttgtatgcagtcaaaaattaaaatttttttaaaattaaaaattctttaatttattacacatgTTTATGGCCAGCCACTAAATACAGCActgcataaatataatataaattttatctgacATCGACAAAAGTGCTGTTATTTTTTAGCAGCTTTGATAAGAGAATCATTATCAAACTCTGTCTGCAGATTGATCAAGCTGAATTTCcgtttgtatttgtaaatatttttctgaaatgttcagttttttattaatgtaatcattttcaaattagttttcCAGTAatggaatgtttatttattattagatggtcagcaacattagagaatcctactttattgtttttataataactaaaatgttCTGCAAATCTTGCTCTAAATGATCTGTTACGTTttctcaatataaattttatcagtcgctgcatattattttacatgataccacataaactgttaattaataattattattatggtttcttaaatgtcttattatatgattgttttgCTTATATgctagtttatatttttcatggaAATGAGTTTAGAAGGTTGaggagaaaataatggaaaagaaacctttttttttttaaaaaaagccacAAGATGGCTATTTGGAAGACATCTGCAACTGACAAGacataagtaaacaaataaatttttaagtttctactAAAAcaaagtggtttttaaaatgaagtaatgcaatttattaaaaaaataaataaacaaacttgtcCATGAATATCACCACATACAGTTACAGGTGTTGATACGGGCATAATGTTTGGTTCTTCTAGAACCAAATCACACACTATATcacataatttctgtaaaatacaaatGAAGTCAGGATTAattgcacaaaaataaaataaaaatttctactgtaACTTAGAAGTTCTAACAAGATCTAAAACTTACaattctaaataacaaaaaacagctgttttatatataatttttaatttatactattttaatgtgtttataacttctactactatGGTATTAGAGAAGCTGGTTAACCGTACCTTAACAGCATTTGAAATTAGTATACCATTAAAAGTTTGTAAACAAacagttgaaatttcatttctCTATAACAATTCTATGAAACACTTTTTCAGACTAAATATCTTTTTTAGAAgggttattcttaaaatattttatcattctttatgtATCATAATACTGAAACTATATctgaaaagattagaaaattctAAGCTGGCAGTTATAATATATGCATTTATGGCGTACTTATAATAATAGcagttatttcatttacaataatatgaaattttgttgcATGTTTTAACATGATAAATTCTGCTAggactttttatttgtaacaaaatcttaaatgaagtgctaagatataattataagatatttattatctaCATACATTCCCATCCAAAATATATCTTGGGACTCGTTAAAAATGTGACAGTTTTTGGAATACAAAATACCGGATTTCTAATCACTCTGAGGCACCTAAGAATCAGGAAGACTgaatttaggaaattttaattttctcacataattatattttaattacaaattttatgaaaatgcttCTTTGCCACAAAAACATTTGTGTCAAAccagattacaaaattatttttatgcagcaCATTGCTTCAACCTGTTAGGTGCTtcacttttaatctttattaaattactaaccCATCAAAATGATCTTTCGCAGaatcatttaaaactaaattaaagaatcttcttttacaaaattaactttatttttttggtgtattttaaataatactacaaaaaactgaattttctgtatccttattttaaaacttgcaaGTAGTACAGACTGAACTAATTAATTCCTCCTAGATTTCATTTTGTACtgcttttactttttatcttcacatatttacttaaaaattatttcatacatttattagttttaaagattaataaaaattttacccactttttacaaaaaattttgtattttgtgataatattctgatcaaggtttttccATGACTTTTCTCCATCATTCTAGGTAAAttagaatagttatttttattatcaatgaattagCATACTTATCCTTTCCAGAAgtgattaatataatgtataattgtgaatttgaataaaatatttttttaacatcttttacacAAAACCTTTCATCCCTGTACTTGCATACTTAAGTTTACAGTTTGGAAAATGTATTCACCTTATATGtttggtttataaaattatattaccatcAGTAATCgcaaacattaatatattaaatgtgagccaaaaaaatacagtaacagtAATTTCATTGGTTTGTTAAACAATGTCAGTAGTATTTAATCAGGTTTATGTCAGTGTGTGCaggttataataaataacataaaccagtaaacaattttatactactacagtggtcggcctagccttgtgactcatgaactgacgatgaaaatcaacgataaaatttgtgaaaatcgccgcattacaGTTACAGAACTCTTGCTGCATTTCCCCCAGActtgcatgaaattgtatcagggaagcttggttatcacaagttacGTGCAAggtgggtgccaaaaatctaaggcggcagatttctacagagaaggaattgaaaagcttgtgcttTTCATAACATAAGTTACTTTGGAcagccctcgtatatatataatatctaccACCTGCCAAAATAGTGGTAGTATAGTACAAGTTCCTATTTCTACAAGCATGTAATCCACTGACAataatttctcataaataataacaaaaaactgccttggaagataaaaaaaggatatatatattgtattttttataatcaaaaaccaacttgaacaactcgagtacagaattacaaagtaaattaaatgacacttaccttatttttcttttctttatttcaatagctctttcacaggatcctgcatatcagttgtacataaattatataaaattataatcaaaacaacaatttttttagaaaaaatcaaaattaaaattattatcatatacagaaaacattaagtcaataaaataaataattacatacatttaaatatgacatcaattaagaattaaaatttaaaattaactttaaaaataaaataattataagattcatACCATGTAACCTAAGACTACATAAGGTAACATTGGTAAGGTTACATGGTATAAATCtcgtaattattctatttttatagttaattttaattcttaattgacgtaatatttaaatatatgtaattatttaattgacttcatgttttctatatatgatagtaatttcaattttaattttttctaaaaaaattgttatgttttgatatgtaattttatataatttataaatacaactgatgttgcaggatcccacaaaagtgctattggaataaggaaaagaaaaataaggtaaatgtcattttgtttactttgtaattttgtacttgggttgttcaaattggtttttgattataaaaaatacaatatattggtacagaggaatatgggtcttgtaatattgactttataaaaattatatatatatctctctgtgtgtgtgtgtgtgcactcacacacacacacacacacacacacacacacacacacacacacacacaccacacacacacacacacacagacagacagacagagagcgagaggaaaaactattttattaagcattagacaaaatttaaatcaaattaataaaatggaattgaaaaaaaaacaattatatagataaaaatatttatttaatattacaatattttagataaaatgtatCTATCCATCCATAACATAATGCattaaccataaaatataaaacaaatagtaataaaataaataagttatacagCATTCTGTGGttgacttaaattattttaattacactacTGCACTACACCTTTCAACAAAATAACTTCTGcccacaaaatttttttaaactttttgcaccacaaattttatttttttttttgtatttattaataactaataagtattacatttcataatttgttttcttctttaccTTTTAATGACCTCtgatatctgtaataaaaaattatattaattttataaaaaaataaataaatagttttatctaAGTATTTTTCAACACGATACTAATCACTAAGCAAATGTTTTTCTCTGAAGGTTACATCTGTAAAACATTATGAATTCTATATATTTCATACCGAAATTGATAGTTGTTcctactgttattgttattaagtattaaaatttactgaagaaaatctccacaaaatacagaaattatatataccttttcttttaattaatacctTTGCTTTGAAATTATATACCTtgcttttcttcattattataattgaaatgttCTATAACTTTCTTTAGAGGTTTTAATACAAGAAGTAAcacttcagaattaaaaatattataataaaaacaaaaattattataataaaacaatttatgatcAATTTCAACATGAGAACTATCTGCTTAGTGCTATTTCAGCTctcattaaagtaattatttttgttgcaggATACGTTTAAAAATACTATCATGATATACagtatgaaaatagttttaaagaattaaGCAAGAATTATATCATAGGAATTGATGAAATACATCTGAATTACCTGTTGGTATATGAAGAAGTAAAACtggaatttatagattttaataagaatgcaatagcaaaataaaaaacaggagCAAATACAGGTGAGAACTATCACACAATCACTTTAATGTGCTTATAAATCATGTGAAGGTGTATTAGTTGAGGCCAGTTCAATCTCAGGAACAGTATAGAGGTACAAGAGAGGTGGTCATTCTAGTCTTTAGACCAGGGGTCTCAAAATATTCTAGCCTAAGGGCCATACTGACTCCTCCACAACTTGGAACCTTGAGAGCCTAGAGCTAACTAGCTCATGATACCATCCTACCGTAGTTTAGAAATACGTGCACATTTTCATTTCAGGACTAGCTGGCGAGTGAGATATCTATGGCACAGGGACCGAGGGTGGACTCCACTCCGTTCATAATTTCAATTGGTACTTATGAGCAAGGACATTTCATTGTGGCAGAGGTAGCCGATGAGTGTGCTGTGCATTACGTATTGTTACGACTACTTACGACCATGCTAAATGTATAGTAGTGAAATTTTGTGGAGTAGAGAAATAAGTGCAGGACGTCGAAAAACTACAGTAGTGCAGCGATCTGAAAAGTTATACGTAGTGCGACTAGTGTGTTTTGTGACTATGGTTTTTCAGTGAAAATACAGTGTGTTTAATTGTgggagtttaatttaattaattaattaaaagtgtaatttaatagtattaattggcattattttgatttgaagttACGTCTCTTTTGTGTGGATTTGCATAAATATGGAAAAGAAACGAAAGATAGAGAGTGAGTGCAGAACATTTAAAGAGCAATGGGGATATCAATATTTGTGATCGAGTCAAGTAATAAGGCAATGTGTATAATTTACAATGAAACAATATCAGTTCTCaaagaatacaatataaaatgtcaTTATGAGACTAAACATTCTCAGAATTACTCCAGATTTACAGGAAGCCTACAGGAAGCCAGATTTACTAGGCTTCCTGTAAATAATTAGTTAGAAAAATATGAATCTTTGAAATGCAAGTTGAAATCTCAGTAATTGTTGTTTAAGAAAGTAAATGCTGAACCAAAAGCAGCAACttggtcaatccatttgaagtgacccaagagtcaaaaaaaaattaaaacttaatttaaacagtACTAAGATTTTTCAGAACTTCAATTGGAAATGACTGATTTGCAGTGCAgcgatatttttaaagaaaaatatttaaatcatcattGCTGGAATTTTATAAGCGTCTTCCACTCACACAGTTTGATCAGGTGCATAAATTTGCTCGTGTCTTTTTTTCTGCTTTCGGCACTACTCAtatacgtgaaaaaatattttccaaaatgaaatatatataaaaatatttatagacccAAATTAACCGATTATCATTTGAAGTCACCGTTGACAATTTCCATGAATAAACTCCACAACTGCAAACAATTGTCAGTGGAAAGTTACAGCTACTTAAATCTCAATAATcataattgtaatgtttaatttcattatgggAATTACCTATGTACGTCACTTACTGTTGTTTTGGAGATAAATTTCAtatcattaattacattaaaatattcaatttcattatgtatgttagttattgtatttcttaatcggtcgttaaataaaaacatctgattattttgtatgatttacatactttttaaataattttacaatgtaatcaaaataaactgTAGCCGGTTATTGGGCATGTCGATGAGCTGTATTGGTGGTGCTCACAGGCTGTAGTTTGGAGACGCCTACCTTAGACTAAAAGGGAAGGTTTAAGAGTTATACCTAAAGACATTCAGAGATCAGAGAGGGGGTTTTATAATGTAGAACAAAGTAAAGTTTTGTTGATGTATTCATCATGAAATGTAgcttaatttctgaaaataaaaactcgTTTAAAAATTCCCTATCATGATAAAACCTATCCTGTCAGTAGAAAattcaaatcgtttaaatttttgtCCTTTGGATAACCTTTCATAACatctgaattttataatcaattaaacatagttgttttttaaatgtaagtgaATAGTTGTTTTTGGAACACTCAACTCTACAGAACACTTATGCGCTGATTTTTTTCAGGCTATGCAAATATTGTTTATATCTAAGTGTAGCTAACTTAAACTTAACAAATCACAAAACACACCAAATCGTCTGAATCGTAATCATGGTGACTAACAAGCTGCATACAGCTACTGAGCTTGTAACAAAGCACATATGTGCTGGTATAGAACTTGTTTACGAATCGAAAACTTTGCCATTTCTCTTTACTTTGGCATACAATTCAAGTCATGCTTGTTCCAAAACTGTAACTGGCTGCAACTTCACCATTATTTTACTGACACTGAACAAATcatgatgataatatttttcccaaaataatttagaactacatttttattttatgaattttttttaagaacgtttATACAGATGTAGCAAAATAATGAACAGGAGAAAACAGTAGCACTTAAAATAGTTCCATTTGCTTCACTCTGTTCAAAAGAACAGCCTAATAGTCGCACGTTttgagaaaatgtattaaaaggtGGAATCGACTGCAACTTATATCTACTAAAAGCAATAAAAGAAGATTCATACTTGCATACCTAAAAAACATCCACAattgttttccaaaaatatatggactaaaatctaaaattaattttacataaaatttgtcttaaatagtaattattacctTACGGCTCTTGTTAGttgataataattagtaatagcAACAAAAACATTCACACTGAACAAACTCCAGTTCTTTGGTATAATGACAAGAGAGTATCTTGACCATACAACACCAGTTGCAGCCAATGCAGATGACTGTGAAACACTCAGTTTTTCAGCTGGACGTTGAATATCACCAAGACCAGCTATTACAAGGCcctgacaaataaaataaaatcttttataaaaatttacagttttgtgcatttttgtatgtgtgtatgtatatatatatatatatatatataaacacgagGTTTGTTCAAAAATAgaccaatcttttttatttacgcaccaacaaagatatttaatttagtaacattTAGTTGACAGCAATGTCTTCTACAtaatctcctctgtaaccacctgtttttggattgttgatatctcgtttagtgttcatgttattgttatttgggtGCAATATGTTTAAGTGTTAATAGTGATTTTTCTAACGtgcaattttttgatgattgaacttttgtctcaatgtcatagccgtaaccccagctttcgtctcccattacgatcctttgcatgaatgtttcatcatcggcttgttcaaggagttgccagCATTTGTTcactcaatgttctttctgctgttaggtcatcaaacaaggaacaaacttttgtaactctatgcatgttcaatttttcagtcaaaatgtcatggcatgatccaattgagatgctaaccctttctgaagttttctgacagtcaatcggcaatTTGTACACAAGAGACCATTAATTTCTTGAACAAGTGTCATCAGTTGAAGATCTTCTTGGTCGAGGgttatcttcaattgactgacaaccagttttaaattacgaaaatcaTTCGTAGCATTGcatatgacccagagcatcatctctgtaagcttcttTCAAAACTTAAAGGGTTTCTGTGAGTTTTgtccagtttcacgcaaaattttacgttgtatagTTCCTCCTGAaaaacgcacattacaaaaatcactactaacatttaaacatgttgcactctaataataataacaataacatgaaaactaaatgcgatatcaacaatccaagaacatgtagttACAGGGGAGGtcatgcggaacacaatgctgccagcCACACGTCACTAAATACCTCTGTtggtacataatttaaaacattcttgTCTTAAACATAtttgtctatatatatttatgtacaatatatatatatttatgtacaatatgtttttatttacattaaatattttatagtccatttctttttctctgtacataactatatataatataatattttttcaacctccacaaagtacagaattacagaacactcttacctttacttttttaaattcatcaaaatgttttcaggCCCAAGCCCTtctttgatgatattttttattttaataaattcttctttgttttcatttagacattaattttagctttttacaattaaaaaatttcagaacaattgttttgaaattttttaaatgttttaaattttattaacaagcaatttttacaaaataaaatgtaaaaagctaaaattaatgcgtaaatgtaaacaaagaagaatttattaaaataagaaatatcatcGAAGATGGGCTTTGGCTTGAAAACGttttgatgaacataaaaaagtaaaggtaggagtgttctctaattctgtactttgcggaggctataaaaataatattgtattatatttttactttttcaaacattACACACctcttatcaaataattattaaaaaataaatacttaaatccaCTAGGTACAATAAAAGCAGTGgcagctcatagctaaaattagtggcgATGTTGCTCCAGAACATTTTTagcttttgtttcataattttctaaGAGGAAACAAACAtctataaaatgttaaagttttctataaaaaaaagaatcgatcAGAGTAActagaagcaggataataatttaattctacactatatcacattcaagaataaggTACATGGTTTTAAGCACAacagatgtagaaaaaaaaataccttccaccagcatgcaagggtcagcactgcgggagcgacagtgctctctctcccttatAGCCTTGCGTGCAACTTCCTATGTGTGCACATGCAGAACAACCAAacaccacactgctggaactgtgaaaagcacagtttcatacaaagatttttgtatcttttttataagttgtgaaatggctactaacattaagctcagggattatatattgtacaagtacataaaaagaattaaagaaaaaaggaattaatatctAGTGGAAATAGGAGTGCTGCAGTTCCTAAGTGCCTATATGCAAGCCGTCACTGAATAAAAGGTACGAACACTCGTCTATCTATAGTGATTTCAGAGCTTTAACTCAATCATCAGCAGaccaattttttgtaaatttcacaattataaataaaatatagttatttaaaaaaaaaaaaaatagttaaaattttagaatcaTTAGTAAAAATGTCCTATATCCCATGGTAACATAGGAGTTTTCATGGTatgaggtatttaaaaaaaaactttatttataactatatacAGGTGGTCAGGAAGTCACccttaaagttaatgaaaagtaTGAGTTAGGAGATTTGTTTAGAACATATGGTATTTTCATTGGGATCAgttggcaacagttttttacGTCACACACTCTGAGCAAAAGACAGTTGTGCAAAAATGGTTGACATGAGTAGTTACAGCATCGAGGAGTAGTTAATGATAAGTGTAAGAGGTTCATGAACAACATATgaatcaaacaatgaagctaaTTAGCGATATGTTTCGGTAACAACCCGCCATCACAAAACAACAATGTTGGCTTGGGTAAATGTGCATTTGAAATAGGCAGTGTTAAAGATAGACCACAGAGTGGATAAAAGTTAATGCAGTTGGAAACACGCATTGCTGTTGCAGTTTCCATTGAACAATTCCTAATGAAATCAACTTGTAAACGGTCAGCTAAACTTCATATACCACAGACAACAACGCAAGATCAtatgaaaaaggacttgaaagttaggccATTTCGGCCAATGTTCATCACTGGACTGTCAGACTGCAAACATGGAACGTCGTGCTGCATCCTGTTgagctttattagaaaaattccctGCTGCAGTGCACCGTGGAAAGGTGCTTTTTACCGACAAATTTGCAATTTATTGCAGTTCATAtgccagaaatgtgttattttgggcGAAAGAAAATCCTATTATGCAACAGAGATGGAAAGAAATCCACCGCATGTCATGATATGAGCTGGAATGACAACTCGTCATTTGCTTGGTTCATATTTTTTTGATGGCTTAAGATGTTGAAGGCACGATTAATACCACAActtcaagagaaggatctcatGGAACAAGTACAGTTGCAGCAGGATGGAATACCTGCACATATTGCTAAATCAGTCCACGTGTTCCAGGATGTTGGATTGGCTGCGGTATTCCAGTGTCACCAGCTCCATTATCATGACCACCATGAAGTCCTGATTTTAACACagcattatttttagaaattctaaaaCACCAATAGAAGATGACTTTTcacattcgtttttattttcaatctcaaCTAACATACTTATACAGATAGAACATATTTGCATTTGAGTGGAGGTTACTTTTTGAATACATAAAGATTGACGGTAAATACAAACCCTATTCATTTTGTGTTAAAAGTTGTCTTTTGTATTCTGCATCTTATAGATAATGgttcacttttttttcataaaaag comes from Lycorma delicatula isolate Av1 chromosome 3, ASM4794821v1, whole genome shotgun sequence and encodes:
- the LOC142320805 gene encoding mitochondrial pyruvate carrier 2-like — protein: MNRGLVIAGLGDIQRPAEKLSVSQSSALAATGVVWSRYSLVIIPKNWSLFSVNVFVAITNYYQLTRAVRYQRSLKGKEENKL